A stretch of Brevundimonas naejangsanensis DNA encodes these proteins:
- a CDS encoding FAD-binding oxidoreductase encodes MTLPTPESLAELKAALPGAWTQDAAEMAPWLTEWRGRWTGETPLLLQPRTTEEVARAVEICARHGVALVTQGGGTGLVGGQIPYGEVLLSTRKLRAVRDVTPLDDAMTVEAGVTLLEAQELAREKDRFFPLSLAAEGSATIGGVISTNAGGTAVLRYGMMRDLVLGIEVVMPDGQVFNGLKRLRKDNTGYDLKQLFIGAEGTLGVVTAATLKLFPIMRSRATAIVGLESHHDAVTLLARAKAETGGGVEAFELMKRLGMSLVLKNIPDTREPLETAPPWYVLIELASGEPGGAEAAMERLLTAAFEEGLICDAAIAQNDAQKAAFWRLREEHSAGLKPEGGGWKHDVSVPVSRIADFIDEATAAVERFHPGCRVSVFGHVGDGNLHYDVIPGVGEDVAAFIARWMEGSEVVHDVVARYDGSISAEHGLGRLKTEEARRYKSPVEIATMQAIRLALDPKRIMNPAVLF; translated from the coding sequence ATGACCCTCCCCACGCCTGAATCCCTCGCCGAACTCAAGGCCGCCCTGCCCGGCGCCTGGACCCAGGACGCCGCTGAAATGGCGCCCTGGCTGACCGAATGGCGCGGCCGCTGGACCGGTGAGACCCCCCTGCTGCTGCAGCCGCGCACGACCGAGGAAGTCGCCCGCGCGGTCGAGATCTGCGCCCGTCACGGCGTGGCGCTGGTCACCCAGGGCGGCGGCACCGGCCTGGTCGGCGGTCAGATTCCCTATGGCGAGGTGCTGCTGTCCACGCGCAAGCTGCGCGCCGTGCGCGACGTGACGCCGCTGGACGACGCCATGACCGTCGAGGCGGGCGTGACCCTGCTGGAGGCGCAGGAACTGGCCAGGGAAAAGGACCGCTTCTTCCCGCTCAGCCTCGCGGCCGAGGGCTCGGCCACCATCGGCGGCGTCATCTCGACCAACGCCGGGGGCACGGCGGTGCTGCGCTACGGCATGATGCGCGATCTGGTGCTGGGCATAGAGGTGGTCATGCCTGACGGTCAGGTGTTCAACGGCCTGAAGCGGCTGAGAAAAGACAACACCGGCTACGACCTGAAGCAGCTGTTCATCGGCGCCGAGGGCACCCTGGGCGTCGTGACCGCCGCGACGCTGAAGCTGTTCCCGATCATGCGCAGCCGGGCGACGGCCATCGTCGGCCTGGAAAGCCACCACGACGCGGTCACGCTTCTGGCCCGCGCCAAGGCCGAGACCGGCGGCGGGGTCGAGGCGTTCGAGCTGATGAAGCGCCTGGGCATGAGCTTGGTGCTCAAGAACATCCCCGACACGCGCGAGCCGCTGGAAACGGCGCCGCCCTGGTACGTGCTGATCGAACTGGCCTCGGGCGAGCCCGGCGGCGCCGAAGCGGCGATGGAGCGGCTGCTGACCGCCGCCTTCGAGGAAGGGCTGATCTGCGACGCCGCCATCGCCCAGAACGACGCCCAGAAGGCCGCCTTCTGGCGCCTGCGCGAGGAGCATTCGGCCGGGCTCAAGCCCGAGGGCGGCGGCTGGAAACACGACGTCTCCGTCCCCGTCTCGCGAATCGCCGACTTCATCGACGAGGCCACAGCGGCGGTTGAGCGGTTCCATCCGGGCTGCCGGGTGTCGGTCTTCGGCCACGTCGGCGACGGCAATCTTCACTATGACGTGATCCCCGGCGTGGGCGAGGACGTGGCCGCCTTCATCGCCCGCTGGATGGAAGGGTCGGAGGTCGTGCACGACGTGGTCGCCCGCTACGACGGCTCCATCTCGGCCGAACACGGCCTGGGGCGGCTGAAAACCGAGGAAGCCCGTCGCTACAAGTCGCCAGTCGAGATCGCGACCATGCAGGCGATCCGCCTTGCCCTCGACCCCAAACGCATCATGAACCCAGCGGTCCTGTTCTGA
- a CDS encoding twin-arginine translocase TatA/TatE family subunit: MGSMSIWHWAIVVVVVLVLFGGRGKLSGIMGDAAKGIRAFKDGLKDDTDAKGKEGAGALPRTEAEKEELNR, translated from the coding sequence ATGGGCTCCATGAGCATCTGGCACTGGGCCATCGTCGTCGTCGTCGTGTTGGTCCTGTTTGGCGGTCGCGGCAAGCTGTCCGGCATCATGGGCGACGCGGCCAAGGGCATTCGCGCCTTCAAGGACGGTCTGAAGGACGACACGGACGCCAAGGGCAAGGAGGGCGCGGGCGCCCTGCCGCGCACCGAGGCCGAAAAAGAAGAACTGAACCGCTGA
- a CDS encoding NUDIX hydrolase yields the protein MIPTPAVGVVCLKGDEVLLIRRGAPPRQGEWSLPGGRLEPGERLADAALRELREETGVEAELIGLVDVVDGLFPEAGRHYVLIDYAARWLSGEPVAGDDAAEAAFFPFETALAKVDWDETRRIIRTARRMADGDVIPAEPDSVARPTPDG from the coding sequence ATGATTCCGACCCCCGCCGTGGGCGTGGTGTGCCTGAAAGGTGACGAGGTGCTTCTGATCCGCCGCGGCGCGCCGCCACGCCAGGGGGAGTGGAGCCTGCCCGGCGGGCGGCTGGAACCCGGCGAGCGTCTGGCCGATGCGGCCCTGCGCGAACTGCGCGAGGAGACCGGAGTCGAGGCGGAGCTGATCGGCCTGGTCGACGTGGTGGACGGCCTCTTCCCCGAGGCCGGGCGGCACTACGTCCTGATCGACTACGCCGCGCGCTGGCTGTCCGGCGAGCCGGTCGCGGGCGATGACGCGGCCGAGGCGGCCTTCTTCCCGTTCGAGACCGCGCTGGCCAAGGTGGATTGGGACGAGACGCGGCGCATCATCCGCACGGCTCGGCGCATGGCTGACGGGGATGTCATCCCGGCGGAACCGGATTCGGTGGCGCGGCCGACGCCCGACGGCTAA
- a CDS encoding SPFH domain-containing protein translates to MNFSLIFFVMFAVFAIIFLFSVIKIVPQGREFTVERFGKYTKTLTPGIHILTPFVERIGRRMNMMEQVLDVPTQEVITRDNAMVKVDGIVFIQVMDAAKAAYRVDDLTYAISQLCMTNLRTVVGSMELDEVLSQRDSINTRLLHVIDAATEPWGIKANRIEIKDLTPPVDITNAMARQMKAERERRAVITEADGEKQAAIARAEGAKQAAILEAEGRREAAFRDAEAREREAEAEAKATAMVSEAIARGDVNAINYFVAQKYVEAFAELARSPQQKTVIVPAEMGALVGTIAGVGELVGLAKEQQHVRTDARQAARAAAPAPTPARPAASPRRPGGAVPTTE, encoded by the coding sequence ATGAATTTTTCGCTGATATTCTTTGTGATGTTCGCGGTCTTCGCGATCATCTTCCTGTTCAGCGTGATCAAGATCGTGCCGCAAGGCCGTGAATTCACGGTGGAACGGTTCGGCAAGTACACCAAGACCCTGACGCCGGGCATCCATATCCTGACCCCGTTCGTCGAGCGCATCGGCCGCCGCATGAACATGATGGAGCAGGTGCTGGACGTCCCGACCCAGGAGGTCATCACCCGCGACAACGCCATGGTGAAGGTCGACGGCATCGTCTTCATCCAGGTGATGGACGCGGCCAAGGCGGCCTATCGCGTCGATGACCTGACCTACGCCATCTCCCAGCTGTGCATGACCAACCTGCGGACCGTGGTCGGCTCCATGGAGCTGGACGAGGTGCTGAGCCAGCGCGACAGCATCAACACCCGCCTGCTGCACGTCATCGACGCCGCGACCGAGCCCTGGGGCATCAAGGCCAACCGGATCGAGATCAAGGACCTGACGCCGCCGGTGGACATCACCAACGCCATGGCCCGTCAGATGAAGGCCGAGCGCGAGCGTCGTGCCGTCATCACTGAGGCGGACGGCGAGAAGCAGGCCGCCATCGCCCGCGCCGAGGGCGCCAAGCAGGCGGCCATCCTGGAAGCCGAGGGCCGCCGCGAAGCCGCCTTCCGCGACGCCGAGGCCCGCGAGCGTGAAGCCGAGGCCGAGGCCAAGGCCACCGCCATGGTGTCGGAGGCGATCGCGCGCGGCGACGTCAACGCCATCAACTACTTCGTGGCCCAGAAATACGTCGAGGCCTTCGCCGAACTGGCCCGCAGCCCGCAGCAGAAGACCGTCATCGTTCCGGCCGAAATGGGCGCCCTGGTCGGCACCATCGCCGGCGTCGGCGAACTGGTCGGCCTGGCCAAGGAACAGCAGCACGTCCGCACGGATGCACGCCAGGCGGCACGCGCCGCTGCGCCTGCGCCCACGCCGGCGCGCCCGGCCGCCTCGCCGCGCCGTCCGGGCGGCGCCGTGCCGACGACGGAGTAG
- a CDS encoding NAD(P)H-hydrate dehydratase encodes MKSGNAPSEWRHLLPRPGPDAHKHARGRLGVVSGGPLNTGAARLSARAGLRIGAGLVKVFCPPDAAPVLAPTLEAVMLASFASPDQLQNLAEPMDAVVIGPAAGLTEGTALNLGALVRTGAALVVDADALTLFRDRSDELFAWLDRDDVLTPHEGEFERLFPGLLEALGREGAAAEASRRAGAVVVLKGSATVVAAPDGRMTVNGGGSPWLATAGSGDVLAGMIGGLVAQHMDSFDAARAAVWMHSEAARRFGPGLIAEDLPDGLPAVLADLLGN; translated from the coding sequence ATGAAGTCCGGCAACGCTCCTTCCGAATGGCGTCATTTGCTCCCCCGGCCGGGGCCGGATGCCCACAAACACGCGCGCGGACGGCTGGGTGTGGTGTCGGGCGGCCCCTTGAACACGGGAGCGGCGCGGCTGTCGGCGCGCGCGGGCCTCAGGATCGGGGCAGGTCTGGTCAAGGTGTTCTGCCCGCCGGACGCGGCGCCGGTCCTGGCGCCGACGCTGGAGGCGGTGATGCTGGCCAGCTTCGCTTCGCCGGATCAGTTGCAGAACCTGGCCGAGCCCATGGACGCCGTGGTGATCGGCCCCGCAGCGGGGCTGACGGAAGGCACCGCCCTGAACCTCGGCGCATTGGTGCGGACGGGAGCCGCGCTGGTAGTCGATGCGGACGCCTTGACCCTGTTTCGTGACCGATCCGACGAACTGTTCGCCTGGCTGGACCGCGACGACGTGCTGACGCCCCACGAGGGCGAGTTCGAGCGGCTGTTTCCCGGCCTTCTGGAGGCCCTTGGTCGCGAGGGGGCTGCAGCGGAGGCGTCGCGGCGCGCCGGCGCTGTTGTCGTGCTGAAGGGAAGCGCAACCGTCGTCGCGGCGCCGGACGGACGCATGACGGTCAATGGGGGTGGCTCGCCCTGGCTGGCGACGGCAGGCAGCGGCGATGTCCTGGCCGGGATGATCGGCGGCCTGGTCGCCCAGCACATGGACAGCTTCGATGCGGCGCGGGCGGCGGTGTGGATGCATTCCGAGGCCGCGCGGCGGTTCGGACCGGGCCTGATCGCCGAGGACCTGCCGGACGGTCTTCCGGCGGTGCTGGCCGACCTGCTGGGGAACTGA
- the tatB gene encoding Sec-independent protein translocase protein TatB: MGGLGPGVGGFEILVIGLVALLVVGPKDLPMLMRKVGQFVGKARAMANEFRASFDEMARQSELDELRKEVEALRSGQGMHALGVDADEAFKDIRKELEAPLDAPALTGPEPSPVATGVDEWPDAAAVPAPEPEPAPKPAAKPRAKKKTAETDAARPKAKRTKKVDL; encoded by the coding sequence ATGGGTGGTCTTGGCCCCGGCGTCGGCGGGTTCGAAATCCTTGTCATCGGCCTGGTGGCCCTGCTGGTGGTGGGGCCCAAGGACCTGCCCATGCTCATGCGCAAGGTCGGGCAGTTCGTCGGCAAGGCGCGGGCCATGGCCAACGAATTCCGCGCCAGCTTTGACGAGATGGCGCGCCAGTCCGAGCTGGACGAACTCCGCAAGGAGGTCGAGGCGCTGCGGTCGGGGCAGGGGATGCACGCCCTGGGCGTCGATGCGGACGAGGCTTTCAAGGATATTCGCAAGGAGCTGGAGGCGCCGCTGGATGCGCCGGCCCTGACAGGGCCCGAGCCCTCGCCCGTGGCGACCGGCGTCGACGAGTGGCCGGATGCGGCGGCCGTCCCCGCGCCCGAACCTGAGCCCGCGCCCAAGCCCGCCGCCAAGCCGCGCGCGAAGAAGAAGACGGCGGAGACCGACGCCGCCCGTCCCAAGGCCAAGCGCACGAAGAAGGTCGACCTATGA
- a CDS encoding NfeD family protein, which yields MDWLISLYAAQPFWLWLAVGVILLGIEAAASTEWLLWPAVSAGLTALISALAPQLGLPVEIGVFAALTVASTILSRRLIKRVNPKEQPDINDRDSRLVGERARVVEAFVDGRGRVFVSGAEWPADIEDASPLAGESVIVESVSGPRLKVRAV from the coding sequence ATGGACTGGCTCATTTCCCTCTACGCCGCCCAGCCGTTCTGGCTGTGGCTGGCGGTCGGCGTAATCCTGTTGGGGATCGAGGCGGCGGCTTCGACTGAATGGCTGCTGTGGCCGGCGGTGTCGGCGGGGCTGACGGCCCTGATCTCGGCCCTGGCGCCCCAGTTGGGCCTGCCGGTCGAGATCGGCGTCTTCGCCGCCCTGACGGTGGCCTCCACCATCCTGTCGCGCCGCCTGATCAAGCGGGTGAACCCCAAGGAGCAGCCGGACATCAACGACCGCGACAGCCGCCTGGTCGGCGAGCGGGCGCGCGTGGTCGAGGCCTTCGTCGACGGCCGGGGCCGGGTCTTCGTCTCCGGCGCCGAATGGCCCGCCGACATTGAGGACGCCTCGCCCCTGGCGGGCGAGAGCGTCATCGTCGAATCGGTGTCCGGTCCGCGCCTGAAGGTGCGAGCGGTCTAG
- a CDS encoding amino acid permease, with protein sequence MSADGVKPAGNRLFLKKSIAQIQKEAAKSELKRTLGPLNLMSLGIGAIIGAGIFVLTGQVASAHAGPAIMFSFVIAGIACGLAGLCYAELASTMPVSGSAYTYAYGTLGEIFAWIMGWLLVLEYGVAASTVAVGWSGYVVSILNDFGVSASLFPTISYPGGEGPQWATPLIQYVSSGANAGFPLTGTFNLVAAVGIAAVCGLLVLGVSESANINNAIVVIKIIVLLTFIAVGLQYINPANWDPFIPPQGATWDQFGVGGIFRGASIIFFAYVGFEAVSTAAAEAKNPSKDVPIGILGALFVCTLIYMVVAAVMTGVVPYLELASPAPIAVAIDRMALTWADIPLAGAPSGKLNLIAFMIKIGAITGLSSVMLVLCYGQTRIFYTMARDGLLPKAFAMVHPKFRTPWIGTILLGIVIAIAASFLPISILGDLVSLGTATAFAIVCLSVIVLRIKHPEMERPFKVPGGMVTAVLGILACLTLASFNFIPMVTHALNDNPLPLTILGVYALVGALIYGLYGFAHSKLAKGIDITEDSTLETAVEAMGHGVDNKKD encoded by the coding sequence ATGTCTGCAGATGGCGTAAAGCCAGCCGGAAACCGGCTATTTCTTAAAAAATCCATCGCCCAGATCCAGAAGGAGGCCGCCAAGAGCGAGCTGAAACGGACCCTGGGCCCGCTGAACCTGATGAGCCTCGGCATCGGCGCCATCATCGGCGCCGGCATCTTCGTACTGACGGGTCAGGTGGCCTCGGCCCATGCCGGTCCGGCCATCATGTTCTCCTTCGTCATCGCCGGCATCGCCTGCGGCCTGGCGGGCCTGTGCTACGCCGAACTGGCGTCGACCATGCCGGTCTCGGGCTCGGCCTACACCTACGCCTACGGCACCCTGGGCGAGATCTTCGCCTGGATCATGGGCTGGCTGCTGGTGCTGGAATACGGCGTCGCGGCCTCGACCGTGGCGGTCGGCTGGTCCGGCTATGTGGTGTCGATCCTCAACGACTTCGGGGTCAGCGCCAGTCTATTCCCGACAATAAGTTATCCTGGCGGCGAAGGACCCCAGTGGGCCACCCCGCTGATCCAGTACGTGTCGTCGGGCGCCAATGCGGGCTTCCCGCTGACGGGCACCTTCAACCTGGTCGCGGCCGTCGGCATCGCCGCCGTTTGCGGCCTGCTGGTGCTGGGCGTGTCGGAATCGGCGAACATCAACAACGCCATCGTGGTCATCAAGATCATCGTCCTGCTGACCTTCATCGCCGTCGGCCTGCAGTACATCAACCCGGCCAACTGGGACCCCTTCATCCCGCCGCAGGGCGCGACCTGGGACCAGTTCGGCGTGGGCGGCATCTTCCGCGGCGCCTCGATCATCTTCTTCGCCTACGTCGGCTTTGAAGCGGTTTCGACCGCCGCCGCGGAGGCCAAGAACCCCTCGAAAGACGTGCCGATCGGCATCCTGGGCGCCCTGTTCGTCTGCACCCTGATCTACATGGTCGTGGCAGCCGTCATGACCGGCGTGGTGCCCTACCTGGAGCTGGCTTCGCCGGCCCCGATCGCCGTCGCCATCGACCGCATGGCCCTTACCTGGGCCGACATTCCGCTGGCCGGCGCGCCGAGCGGCAAGCTGAACCTGATCGCCTTCATGATTAAGATCGGCGCCATCACCGGCCTGTCCTCGGTCATGCTGGTGCTATGCTACGGCCAGACGCGCATCTTCTACACCATGGCGCGCGACGGCCTGCTGCCCAAGGCCTTCGCCATGGTGCACCCGAAGTTCCGCACCCCGTGGATCGGCACCATCCTGCTGGGCATCGTCATCGCCATCGCGGCGTCCTTCCTGCCCATCTCGATCCTGGGCGACCTGGTGTCGCTGGGCACGGCGACGGCCTTCGCCATCGTCTGCCTGTCTGTCATCGTTCTGCGCATCAAGCACCCGGAGATGGAGCGTCCGTTCAAGGTGCCGGGCGGCATGGTCACGGCCGTGCTGGGCATCCTGGCCTGTCTGACGCTGGCGTCGTTCAACTTCATCCCGATGGTGACGCACGCGCTGAACGACAACCCGCTGCCGCTGACCATCCTGGGCGTCTACGCCCTGGTCGGCGCCCTGATCTACGGCCTCTACGGCTTCGCCCACTCGAAGCTGGCCAAGGGCATCGACATCACCGAGGACTCGACCCTGGAAACGGCGGTCGAGGCCATGGGCCACGGCGTCGACAACAAGAAGGACTGA
- the glnA gene encoding type I glutamate--ammonia ligase, producing the protein MSAAQKILQEIKDKDVQYVDLRFTDTRGRVHHVTFDIGMVDEEFLEDGTMFDGSSIAGWKTINESDMLLKPDLSSAYVDPFYQQTTLFMFCDVLNPDTAEPYNRDSRSMAKKALAYVQSSGVGDTVFFGPEAEFFVFDDVRWSTAAHDTRYSFDSTELPANTGAEYAEGNLGHRPGPKGGYFPVNPVDSGQDLRGEMLAVMKDLGLDPEKHHHEVAPAQHELGLKFSDLLTMADRMQLYKYIVHNVAHAYGKSATFMAKPMFGDNGSGMHVHMSIWKDGKPQFAGDKYAGLSQECLWYIGGVIKHAKAINAFANSTTNSYKRLVPGYEAPVKLAYSARNRSASIRIPHVTSPKAKRLEARFPDPMGNPYLTFVALLMAGLDGIENRIDPGAAADKNLYDLPPEERHSIPEVAGSLKEALEALDADRAFLKKGGVMDDDFIDSYITLKQEEVARLQLHPHPVEFDMYYSC; encoded by the coding sequence ATGAGCGCCGCCCAAAAGATCCTGCAAGAGATCAAGGACAAGGACGTCCAGTACGTCGACCTTCGCTTCACCGACACGCGCGGCCGCGTCCACCACGTGACCTTCGACATCGGCATGGTGGACGAAGAATTCCTGGAAGACGGCACCATGTTCGACGGCTCGTCGATCGCGGGCTGGAAGACCATCAACGAGTCCGACATGCTGCTGAAGCCGGACCTGTCGAGCGCCTATGTCGACCCCTTCTACCAGCAGACCACCCTGTTCATGTTCTGCGACGTGCTGAACCCGGACACGGCCGAGCCTTATAACCGCGACAGCCGCTCCATGGCCAAGAAGGCCCTCGCCTATGTCCAGTCGTCGGGCGTGGGCGATACCGTCTTCTTCGGCCCGGAAGCCGAGTTCTTCGTCTTCGACGACGTGCGCTGGAGCACCGCCGCGCACGACACCCGCTACAGCTTCGACTCGACCGAGCTGCCCGCCAACACCGGCGCCGAATACGCCGAGGGCAACCTGGGCCACCGTCCGGGACCCAAGGGCGGCTACTTCCCGGTCAACCCGGTCGACTCGGGCCAGGACCTGCGCGGCGAGATGCTGGCGGTCATGAAGGATCTGGGCCTGGACCCCGAGAAGCACCACCACGAAGTCGCCCCGGCGCAGCACGAACTGGGCCTGAAGTTCAGCGACCTGCTGACCATGGCGGACCGGATGCAGCTGTACAAATACATCGTCCACAACGTGGCCCACGCCTACGGCAAGTCGGCGACCTTCATGGCCAAGCCGATGTTCGGCGACAACGGCTCGGGCATGCACGTCCACATGTCGATCTGGAAGGACGGCAAGCCGCAGTTCGCGGGCGACAAGTACGCGGGCCTGTCGCAGGAATGCCTGTGGTACATCGGCGGCGTGATCAAGCACGCCAAGGCCATCAACGCCTTCGCCAACTCGACCACCAACTCCTACAAGCGCCTCGTTCCCGGCTATGAAGCCCCGGTGAAGCTGGCCTACTCGGCGCGCAACCGCTCGGCGTCGATCCGCATCCCGCACGTCACCTCGCCCAAGGCCAAGCGCCTGGAAGCCCGCTTCCCCGACCCGATGGGCAACCCCTATCTGACGTTCGTGGCCCTGCTGATGGCGGGCCTGGACGGCATCGAGAACCGCATCGATCCGGGCGCGGCCGCCGACAAGAACCTGTACGACCTGCCGCCGGAAGAGCGCCACTCGATCCCCGAGGTCGCCGGTTCGCTGAAGGAGGCCCTGGAGGCCCTGGACGCCGATCGCGCCTTCCTCAAGAAGGGCGGCGTGATGGATGACGACTTCATCGACAGCTACATCACCCTGAAGCAGGAAGAGGTCGCCCGGCTGCAACTGCACCCGCACCCGGTCGAGTTCGACATGTACTACAGCTGCTGA
- a CDS encoding P-II family nitrogen regulator, with amino-acid sequence MKKIEAVIKPFKLDEVKDALQDIGVQGMTVLEAKGYGRQKGHSELYRGAEYVIDFLPKIKIEVVVSDDLAPAVVETIQNAARTGKIGDGKIFITTLEDVIRIRTGETGAQAI; translated from the coding sequence ATGAAGAAGATCGAAGCCGTCATCAAGCCATTCAAGCTGGATGAAGTGAAGGATGCGCTCCAGGACATCGGGGTGCAGGGCATGACCGTGCTGGAGGCCAAGGGATATGGCCGCCAGAAGGGCCATTCGGAACTCTATCGCGGCGCCGAGTACGTCATCGACTTCCTGCCCAAGATCAAGATCGAGGTGGTGGTGTCGGATGATCTGGCCCCCGCCGTGGTCGAGACGATTCAAAACGCCGCCCGCACCGGCAAGATCGGGGACGGCAAGATCTTCATCACCACCCTCGAAGACGTCATCCGCATCCGCACGGGCGAAACCGGCGCCCAAGCCATCTAG
- the rnhA gene encoding ribonuclease HI codes for MNPNDHVIIHTDGACKGNPGPGGWGAILQTGGGHEKELWGGEPLTTNNRMELMAAIMALEALKRPCRVDLHTDSKYVMQGVTEWIRGWKARGWKTADKKPVKNEDLWRRLDEARSRHEVKWHWVKGHAGHALNERADGLANRGVPDMRGR; via the coding sequence ATGAATCCCAACGATCACGTCATCATTCACACCGACGGCGCCTGCAAGGGCAACCCCGGACCGGGCGGCTGGGGAGCGATCCTGCAGACCGGCGGCGGCCACGAAAAGGAACTGTGGGGCGGCGAGCCTCTGACGACCAACAACCGCATGGAGCTGATGGCCGCGATCATGGCGCTGGAGGCGCTGAAGCGTCCCTGCCGCGTCGACCTGCACACAGACAGCAAATACGTCATGCAGGGCGTCACCGAATGGATCCGCGGCTGGAAGGCGCGCGGCTGGAAGACGGCCGACAAGAAGCCCGTCAAGAACGAGGACCTGTGGCGACGCCTGGACGAGGCCCGCAGCCGCCACGAGGTCAAATGGCACTGGGTCAAGGGCCACGCCGGCCACGCCCTGAACGAGCGGGCCGACGGCCTGGCCAATCGCGGCGTGCCGGACATGCGGGGGCGCTAA
- the tatC gene encoding twin-arginine translocase subunit TatC → MSRDDRDEADIEASRAPLMDHLIELRSRLMVCVVAFIIAFIGCFAFSETLYLFLVKPYVVSAAFHQTVGAHGHVSPFSLILGTAGLIPVPDVDHNSVRLIYTAPLEILFTKMKLAGLGAVIVAFPVLAWQLYRFVAPGLYRNEKGAFLPFLIAAPVLFLLGAALVYYVMLPFVMWFSLSQQIIGAGVSAELLPKVSDYLNLVTALILAFGLCFQLPVVMTLLGLAGLINSQMMAKGRRYAIVAVVVVAAVVTPPDPISQLMLAVPMVLLYEISIWCVRIIELRRKKADALAA, encoded by the coding sequence ATGAGCCGCGACGACCGCGACGAAGCCGACATCGAGGCCTCGCGCGCGCCCCTGATGGATCACCTGATCGAGCTGCGGTCGCGGCTGATGGTCTGCGTGGTCGCCTTCATCATCGCCTTCATCGGCTGCTTCGCCTTTTCCGAGACGCTCTACCTGTTCCTGGTGAAGCCCTATGTGGTTTCGGCCGCCTTCCACCAGACGGTGGGGGCGCACGGCCATGTCTCGCCGTTCAGCCTGATCCTGGGCACGGCCGGGCTGATCCCGGTGCCGGACGTCGACCACAACAGCGTGCGCCTGATCTACACCGCGCCGCTGGAGATTCTGTTCACCAAGATGAAGCTGGCGGGCCTGGGCGCCGTCATCGTGGCCTTCCCGGTCCTGGCCTGGCAGCTGTACCGCTTCGTCGCGCCGGGGCTGTATCGCAATGAGAAGGGCGCCTTCCTGCCGTTCCTGATCGCGGCGCCGGTGCTGTTCCTGCTGGGCGCGGCTCTGGTCTATTACGTCATGCTGCCCTTCGTGATGTGGTTCTCGCTGAGCCAGCAGATCATCGGAGCGGGCGTGTCGGCCGAACTCCTGCCCAAGGTGTCGGACTATCTGAACCTGGTGACGGCCCTGATCCTGGCCTTCGGGCTATGCTTCCAACTGCCGGTCGTGATGACCCTGCTGGGCCTGGCGGGCCTGATTAACAGCCAGATGATGGCCAAGGGCCGCCGCTACGCCATCGTCGCCGTGGTCGTGGTCGCCGCCGTCGTGACGCCGCCGGACCCGATCAGCCAGCTGATGCTGGCCGTGCCCATGGTCCTGCTCTACGAAATCTCGATCTGGTGCGTCCGCATCATCGAACTGCGCCGCAAGAAGGCGGACGCGCTCGCGGCCTGA